In the Juglans microcarpa x Juglans regia isolate MS1-56 chromosome 6D, Jm3101_v1.0, whole genome shotgun sequence genome, one interval contains:
- the LOC121235445 gene encoding uncharacterized protein LOC121235445 → MATINLNPKDPSNPYILNPNDGPGTLLTSHLLTIDNYHSWARTIRKSLRIKKKLGFIDRTLSQPFDSNNSLEPWLQCNDMVVTWIQNAMSLEIKNSVVYVGTALALWLELEQRFAQNNGPRLYELKQSINAPSQGDDSVSLYF, encoded by the coding sequence ATGGCAACCATTAACCTCAACCCCAAGGACCCTTCTAACCCCTATATTCTCAATCCCAACGATGGCCCTGGCACACTACTCACAAGTCATCTTTTGACTATCGATAATTATCACTCTTGGGCTCGTACCATTCGCAAATCTCTGCGTATCAAGAAGAAACTAGGGTTCATCGATAGAACACTCTCTCAACCATTTGATTCCAATAACTCGTTAGAACCATGGCTTCAATGCAATGACATGGTTGTAACTTGGATACAAAATGCTATGTCCTTGGAAATCAAGAATAGTGTTGTGTATGTTGGAACTGCTCTCGCTCTTTGGCTTGAGTTAGAACAACGTTTTGCACAAAACAATGGTCCTCGGCTCTATGAGTTGAAACAATCTATCAATGCTCCCTCTCAAGGAGATGACTCAGTTAGcctttatttttga